A window of the Dryobates pubescens isolate bDryPub1 chromosome 36, bDryPub1.pri, whole genome shotgun sequence genome harbors these coding sequences:
- the PHB1 gene encoding prohibitin 1 yields the protein MAAKVFESLGKLGLGLAVAGGVVNSALYNVDAGHRAVIFDRFRGVQDTVVGEGTHFLIPWVQKPIIFDCRSRPRNIPVITGSKDLQNVNITLRILFRPVTAQLPRIFTSIGEDYDERVLPSITTEILKSVVARFDAGELITQRELVSRQVSEDLTERAATFGLILDDVSLTHLTFGKEFTEAVEMKQVAQQEAERARFIVEKAEQQKKAAVISAEGDSKAAELIANSLATAGDGLIELRKLEAAEDIAYQLSRSRNITYLPSGQSVLLQLPQ from the exons ATGGCTGCGAAGGTGTTTGAAAGCCTTGGGAAGCTTGGCCTGGGGTTGGCTGTTGCAGGTGGAGTGGTCAATTCTGCTCTTTACAATG TCGATGCAGGCCACAGAGCTGTCATCTTTGACCGGTTCCGTGGGGTCCAGGACACGGTGGTGGGGGAAGGCACTCACTTCCTCATCCCCTGGGTGCAGAAGCCGATCATCTTCGACTGCCGCTCCCGGCCCCGCAACATCCCGGTGATCACTGGCAGCAAAG ACCTGCAGAACGTGAACATCACCCTGCGGATCCTCTTCAGGCCGGTGACCGCCCAGCTGCCGCGCATCTTCACCAGCATCGGCGAGGACTACGACGAGCGTGTCCTGCCCTCAATCACCACTGAGATCCTCAAGTCTGTGGTG GCTCGCTTTGATGCTGGAGAATTGATCACTCAGAGGGAGCTGGTCTCAAGGCAAGTGAGTGAAGACCTCACGGAGAGGGCAGCGACCTTCGGGCTCATCCTGGACGATGTGTCCTTG ACACATCTGACCTTTGGCAAGGAGTTCACAGAGGCAGTGGAAATGAAGCAAGTGGCCCAGCAAGAAGCAGAGAGAGCCAGATTCATTGTGGAAAAG gctgagcagcagaagaaagcagcTGTCATCTCTGCTGAGGGAGActccaaagcagcagagctgattgCCAACTCCCTGGCCACGGCGGGCGACGGGCTGATCGAGCTGCGCAAGCTGGAGGCGGCCGAGGACATCGCCTACCAGCTCTCCCGCTCCCGCAACATCACCTACCTGCCCTCTGGACAGTctgtgctcctccagctgccccagtgA